The Seleniivibrio woodruffii region AACCCAGTAGTCTTTTTCTACATAGACTTCTCTAATGCCCATCATTTGAGCTGTCGCCTGAATTGCTTGTCTGAAAAGAGTCGGATTATTATGCAGTTTCATTTTATATTCCATTGAGCCGATGAAGTAAGGATTTTAGCAGCTCCCTTATACTTATAAATTGTAACAGAGTTGAGTGAATCTTTTAACTTTACAGTTTTTTCCTCATAACCGATCTCACTCAATAATGCACCAAGTAAAGCTCTTGTTGATGGGGGATATTTCATCGCTAATCTTACTATATTATCAATATCCGATTTATTTAAGTCTCTTAGGATTGATTTCAAACGGACGCAGGACTTTTCAATGGAAGTATCAGGAATTTTCTTTATGTACCTGATTGAGTCCAATATCTGCAACAGGTAGATGTTATCTTTTGTAATGACATTCCTCTGTTTTACAAAGGATATTAAATAATTGCCCCTTTTTAACGATGCTCTGACTATGTTTTTACCTATCTGTATCACATTGCTCACCTGAGTGGTTAAACCAAGTTTATTATAACAACTCAGACCGGTGATATATCCGTCTATTTTCCCATTTGTCTCAAGCAGATCCTTTACTATCTGCTGCTGATTCGGTTCCAACTCTCCAAATAAAGTTTTCTCCTGTTTATAAAACTTTCCTTTAGCCAGTTTTACTATTTTACCAGATGCGGCCATACGATTAAGAGCTTTTATTACAGCTTGACTGCTTGTCACATCATCAAGAAAATCATTATAGGTGAACACATATCCTTTAGGCAGCCTATCTATTTTATTATTTATTATTTCAGATGTTTTCATAAGCAAAGACTACATCTCTTATAAATATTTGTCCAGTTTTTTAATTAAAAAACTGGACAAACAAACACAAGCAATACAAAAACAAAATATTCAAGTTATACTAGATTATTATCACTAACTCATATTCTGTTATCTCTGCGAAACAAATTCGTACAATATTCTTCTAAATTCAAAAACGACGAATCCTTTATAATAATAAAGTTTTAAGGCAAGATTAACCCAGAACTTAACACTATCGTCATTAGTAACTTAAAGAAACTCCTTTGCTGTTATGTTAATACCATGATAGAATTATATGTTTGGGGCTTATTTATACATTGTATAAATAATTCCGAATAGGGATGAAGCTAATGTTAAAGGCATCAAAACCTTTCTAAAACTTGCTAGCAAGTGGAAAGTACCTGTAAATATAAAGCCCCAAACTCTTGAGGAAAATATGACAATTTCAAAAGAAGAAACTCTTGGGAAAATTCAAAATAAGATATATATAACAAGACTCTCAAGAATTCAAGCAAGTGAACGATTGCTAAACAATAAAAAATGGTCAGAATACCTTCTTGTATATTACTCTATCGTAAATATTGTATACTCTTATTTTTCTGTCACATCCATATGCTCTAGTGTGTATTTAGAACATCTAAACATACTCCTTTCTATTATTCTCCTTATTATCTCCCTGATTGTTGCAAAAAACAGGTTTTCAGAGAGATCTCATTTATTCCAAGACAACTATACAGCTTTAGACAATTTATACTATAAAGCATGCGAATCAAATGCCGATCCAATAGAAATAATGGATGAATATAGTCAACTTCTAAATAACATTGAAAACCATCTTGCCCAAGACTATATTGTCATGAAAGTAAAAAGATTTCTTTCCGGAAATGCTATCAATAATGGGAAACCAACTGCATATGAATTCTACCAGTTTACAGAAATTTACATCACATCACAAATTATTGTCCCTATTCTATTTATAATTCCTATTTTAACCCCAATCATATTACATAAAACTTTAAGATGAAAGCTTCAGAATTATTTAAGAAATCTTTTAAAAAAGAGAATATCATACATGTTTATAACGAGCACATAAGGCATTCAACTACAATTGGCTTGGATAGGGTCTCAATACGGACATTCGAAAAAAACTTAGATGAACATATTGATGTAATTCAAAGAAAATGTCTAAATGGACAATATGTATTTACAAAGTACAAGCTATTGTTAATTTCAAAAGGACCGGACAAGTATCCTCGAAAAATATCAATCCCAACGATAAGAGACCGAATTGTTTTAAAGGTTTTACAAATATTTATAAGTCAAGTCTTTAAAGATTCACTTAATATTACTTTACCGCAAACGACTATTTCTCATCTCAAAGATGCCATTACCAGTGGCATGTACACGCACGTAATAAGAACAGATATAACTAACTATTATCCATCAATTAATCATAAAATTCTTTTCAAAATTATCCACTCTAAAATAAAAAAGAAGGAAGCTACCTCACTTATCAAAAAAGCAATCTGTACTTGTAGTGTAACAAAATCTAATAAGTTAAATAATGTTGAAGAACAGTGCGGAGTTCCACAAGGCCTTTCTATTTCAAATATATTAGCAGCATTATATTTACACAACTTTGATCAAAAATTTCAAAACAATCAAGAAATGGCATACTTCAGATATGTAGACGACATATTAGTCCTTAGCAACGACACAAATAAAGATCTAATAGCAAATACTATTCAGACTTTATTAAAAAGAGATAATAAACTTAAGATTCATGATTTTAATAAATCAGATAAATCTTCAATATCTTTAATTAATGAACCATTTAATTTTTTGGGTTATGTCTTTAATAGTGATATGGTTACAGTCAAATCAACTGCTAAAGAGAAACTTATTGAGAGTCTTATTAAAATACTTACTCAGTATAATTATTCTCGAGAGAAACGAAAAGAAATTGTGGAATGGAGGTTAAATTTACGTATCTCTGGATGCATATTTGATAAGACACGCCGTGGCTGGGTATTTTACTATTCTCAAGTAAATGATGAAACAATGCTGCATCAATTGGACTATCTAGTAAAAAAACTTTTAGTTCGTTATGAGCTAGTTGGTAAAATTTCTGTAAAGTCTTTTGTTAGGACATATCACGAAATAATTAAAAACTTTCATAATACCAACTATATCCCAAATTTTGACAAATACACCAACGAACAAATGGTTAAAACACTTAAGGAATATTTCCCAAGAAAATTTAACCAAGCCACGCTAAGCAGTATGACACCAATTGAAATTGAAAAAAACTTTAGACGTCAAATAGGTTATATCATTAAAGATATTGAGCAGGACATAAAACCAGAATCATACTGATACAGTAAAATTTAATATATTTAATCCTACAATCTCTTTGAATACATAATCACGATTCTTACTTGAGAATACAATTCTATTTTATAGTTAATTCAAGTTACTGTCGTTTAAACTCTATGCGGTTCGATTCTATCATATTTCCCTCATATATAATTTTAATCATAAGAAGTTTATAAGTAAACAGCTATTATCCCATCACACATTTAACCGTCTTCTCATTAATGAATCAGATAACAACATGAGGAGGCTAAAATGGCTTATCTGAATCAAACACATCTTTTAGGACGATTAACCACAGACCCTGAACTCAGATATATTCCAGGCAAAGATATTCCGGTATGCGTATTCACTCTCGCATCAAACAAACCAAAGAGTGATAACACTCTCTTCATAGAAATTGCCGTTTTCGGCGAATATGGTAAAGCCTGCCATGAACACCTCAAAAAAGGCAGTCTTATCATTGTCTCCGGTGAGCTTGAATACAGAAAATGGGATAAAGGCTCAGAAAAGCACTCAAAACACACTATCAAAGCCAATGATATTCAGTTCATAGCTCTCGGCAAACCCGATGAAAAGGATACTGATAACTAATGTGCATAGAGGACAGTTATATCAGCATATTAGAACAACTGAACGATGCCAAAAGCACTATCAACAGCATCAAAGACCTTGTTATGCGAGTCATCTCTGAGGAAGAGGATGAGAGGGACTACACAACTGCGTTCGATGAACTTTTCGGCATTTTAATGACAGATAGCAGCAGAGCGAGAACTGACATATGTGGCTGAAAGCATATATTGCCGAAATCTCAGAAATATATGGAATAAGCTCTGCTGAGGTTCAGAATGTCATTATTGAAACGGCAGAACAGTTCTATACTCATCTTCTACGCCATCCTGTTGTCTGCGAAATGACAAAAGACGGTATAACCATCA contains the following coding sequences:
- a CDS encoding DUF6088 family protein, coding for MKTSEIINNKIDRLPKGYVFTYNDFLDDVTSSQAVIKALNRMAASGKIVKLAKGKFYKQEKTLFGELEPNQQQIVKDLLETNGKIDGYITGLSCYNKLGLTTQVSNVIQIGKNIVRASLKRGNYLISFVKQRNVITKDNIYLLQILDSIRYIKKIPDTSIEKSCVRLKSILRDLNKSDIDNIVRLAMKYPPSTRALLGALLSEIGYEEKTVKLKDSLNSVTIYKYKGAAKILTSSAQWNIK
- a CDS encoding reverse transcriptase domain-containing protein — its product is MKASELFKKSFKKENIIHVYNEHIRHSTTIGLDRVSIRTFEKNLDEHIDVIQRKCLNGQYVFTKYKLLLISKGPDKYPRKISIPTIRDRIVLKVLQIFISQVFKDSLNITLPQTTISHLKDAITSGMYTHVIRTDITNYYPSINHKILFKIIHSKIKKKEATSLIKKAICTCSVTKSNKLNNVEEQCGVPQGLSISNILAALYLHNFDQKFQNNQEMAYFRYVDDILVLSNDTNKDLIANTIQTLLKRDNKLKIHDFNKSDKSSISLINEPFNFLGYVFNSDMVTVKSTAKEKLIESLIKILTQYNYSREKRKEIVEWRLNLRISGCIFDKTRRGWVFYYSQVNDETMLHQLDYLVKKLLVRYELVGKISVKSFVRTYHEIIKNFHNTNYIPNFDKYTNEQMVKTLKEYFPRKFNQATLSSMTPIEIEKNFRRQIGYIIKDIEQDIKPESY
- a CDS encoding SLATT domain-containing protein, giving the protein MTISKEETLGKIQNKIYITRLSRIQASERLLNNKKWSEYLLVYYSIVNIVYSYFSVTSICSSVYLEHLNILLSIILLIISLIVAKNRFSERSHLFQDNYTALDNLYYKACESNADPIEIMDEYSQLLNNIENHLAQDYIVMKVKRFLSGNAINNGKPTAYEFYQFTEIYITSQIIVPILFIIPILTPIILHKTLR
- a CDS encoding single-stranded DNA-binding protein; this translates as MAYLNQTHLLGRLTTDPELRYIPGKDIPVCVFTLASNKPKSDNTLFIEIAVFGEYGKACHEHLKKGSLIIVSGELEYRKWDKGSEKHSKHTIKANDIQFIALGKPDEKDTDN